Proteins from a single region of Oryza brachyantha chromosome 6, ObraRS2, whole genome shotgun sequence:
- the LOC102701454 gene encoding uncharacterized protein LOC102701454: protein MMVQLPSSGKRPAEPGAGAGAGAGATVKLEAEEMRGEEEEEEAAEGGPLSKRARAGQMAAPLAPAPAPQQDMYHNVLDEPSPLGLRLRKSPSLLDLIQMRLSQANSSAGQSSVDNCNSEPPKKKDLKSGTSTAGERLKASNFPANILRIGTWEYISRYEGDLVAKCYFAKHKLVWEVLEGGLKSKIEIQWSDITALKASCPENGEGTLDVVLARPPLFFKETDPQPRKHTLWQATSDFTGGQASMNRRHFLQCPSSLLSKNFEKLLQCDQRLNQLSQQPDIILDSPVFEPRCSIFEDPVESKCQGFTNLKDEHELSGFSGSLSPCAGSSMSAKIEINDSITTQAEFPAQPGNPGPSAVNVQGVSRNVNGAQELNIPGWWSQLKVPGLRPSMSVDDLVNHLGNCISEQITSVNPSLPSNEVPTKETLEEIAQYLLGDAQGPPASTSDERSLMARVDSLCCLIQKDTPPVAKPKPEPNDSDSIGGEDTEGSDEEFSSAASSRKTTDPAQPPSMSRKDSFGDLLMNLPRIASLPQFLFKIPEDSEN from the exons ATGATGGTGCAGCTGCCGAGCTCCGGGAAGCGGCCGGCCGAgccgggggcgggggcgggggcgggggcgggggcgacggtgaagttggaggcggaggagatgcgcggagaggaggaggaggaggaggcggcggagggtggcCCGCTCAGCAAGCGCGCCAGGGCGGGGCAGATGGCCGcgccgctggcgccggcgccggcgccgcagcaG GACATGTATCACAATGTACTTGACGAGCCTAGCCCATTGGGTCTGCGGCTGAGAAAAAGCCCATCTCTCTTGGATTTGATTCAGATGAGGCTTTCTCAAGCAAATTCAAGTGCAGGACAGTCTTCAGTAGACAATTGCAATTCTGAGCCTCCCAAAAAGAAAGACCTCAAATCAGGCACATCAACAGCTGGGGAGCGCTTGAAAGCTTCAAACTTTCCtgcaaatattttaagaatCGGCACATGGGAG TACATATCACGGTACGAAGGCGATTTGGTGGCAAAATGTTACTTCGCAAAACATAAGCTTGTATGGGAAGTTCTTGAAGGTGGTCTGAAGAGTAAGATAGAAATTCAGTGGTCGGACATTACTGCTTTGAAGGCATCTTGCCCTGAAAATGGAGAAGGAACCTTGGATGTGGTG TTGGCCCGACCACCTCTCTTCTTCAAAGAGACGGATCCTCAGCCAAGGAAGCACACATTGTGGCAGGCTACATCTGATTTCACTGGTGGCCAAGCAAGTATGAACAG GAGGCATTTTCTACAGTGTCCTTCAAGCCTGTTGAGCAAAAACTTTGAAAAGCTTCTCCAGTGCGATCAGCGGCTAAACCAATTGAGTCAGCAACCAGACATCATTTTGGACTCTCCTGTGTTTGAACCCAGATGCTCTATATTTGAGGACCCAGTTGAATCGAAGTGCCAAGGCTTTACTAATTTGAAAGATGAACATGAATTATCTGGATTTTCAGGTTCTCTGTCACCCTGTGCTGGTTCATCCATGTCTGCTAAGATCGAAATCAATGATTCCATTACAACACAAGCTGAATTTCCCGCTCAACCAGGAAACCCAG GACCTAGTGCAGTGAACGTTCAGGGAGTCAGCAGAAACGTAAATGGTGCCCAAGAATTAAATATCCCTGGCTGGTGGAGTCAACTCAAAGTGCCTGGGCTTAGACCGTCTATGTCAGTGGATGATTTGGTAAACCACCTAGGAAATTGCATCTCGGAGCAGATCACATCAGTCAATCCTTCATTGCCCAGCAATGAGGTGCCAACAAAAGAAACGCTGGAGGAGATTGCTCAATACCTTCTTGGTGATGCACAAGGTCCACCGGCATCAACATCCGATGAGAGATCACTGATGGCTAGGGTGGACTCCCTCTGCTGCTTGATTCAGAAAGACACACCACCAGTGGCCAAGCCGAAGCCTGAGCCTAACGACAGCGATAGCATTGGTGGGGAGGACACTGAAGGTTCCGATGAAGAATTTAGCTCAGCAGCATCATCGAGGAAAACTACAGATCCTGCCCAGCCACCTTCCATGTCAAGGAAGGACTCTTTCGGAGATCTGCTGATGAACCTTCCCCGCATTGCCTCATTGCCGCAGTTCCTTTTCAAGATACCAGAGGATTCTGAGAACTGA
- the LOC102701731 gene encoding probable folate-biopterin transporter 2, which produces MPPRQPEPPSGLPEEEKGSSQEEEEEANVLLVEEAATGKKAAAAEEGGASWRPSPVGWFRMLARELHWSFVFGVVSTYGISQGLGGGIMRVASDYYWKDVQRVQPSAAQVYQGVTSIPWMVKPLWGLLTDVLPVAGYRRRPYFIFAGFMGVVAMLVVALHSKLHVLFALLALMAGSASVAIADVTIDACVAENSIMHPHLAADMISLNGFCASVGGLIGFSISGFLVHAIGSQGALGMLAIPSALVILAGVMIKDVHLPDFPYELAHMKFVEATRKMLATLKCPEVWRPCFYMYMSLALSVDIQEGMFYWYTDQSAGLSFSEGFIGFIYAIGSVGSLIGVILYQNILKDHSFRNLLCLSQLLLSMSGMLDLILVLRLNLKLGIPDYYFAVIDEGVSKMINRIKWMPLLVLSSKLCPPGIEGTFYALLMSIDNVGLLSGSWAGGLILHVLNITRTEFKNLWAAILIRNAMRLLPLALLFLVPRSDQNSSLLPVELLTEDDNAQSQVENVELTSLTVDGKSSTAFLHEECKIQDDVEQDDDEASLLANRS; this is translated from the exons AtgccgccgcggcagccggAGCCGCCTTCCGGCCTCcccgaggaggagaaggggagcagccaggaggaggaggaggaggccaatgtcctcctcgtcgaggaggcggccacggggaagaaggcggcggcggcggaggaaggcggcgcGTCGTGGCGGCCTTCGCCGGTGGGGTGGTTCCGGATGCTGGCGAGGGAGCTGCACTGGAGCTTCGTGTTCGGCGTGGTGTCGACGTACGGCATCAGCCaggggctcggcggcggcatcaTGCGCGTCGCGTCGGACTACTACTGGAAGGACGTGCAGCGAGTGCAGCCATCGGCGGCGCAGGTGTACCAGGGGGTCACGTCGATCCCGTGGATGGTCAAGCCGCTCTGGGGCCTTCTCACCGACGTGCTCCCCGTCGCCGGCTACCGGCGCCGGCCCTACTTCATTTTCGCAG GCTTCATGGGAGTAGTTGCAATGCTTGTAGTAGCTCTCCACAGCAAGCTTCACGTATTGTTCGCATTGTTGGCATTGATGGCTGGAAGTGCTAGTGTGGCAATAGCTGATGTAACTATAGATGCCTGTGTTGCTGAAAACAGTATAATGCACCCTCATCTTGCTGCTGACATGATAAGCTTAAATGGATTCTGTGCATCTGTGGGAGGGCTTATTGGATTCTCAATAAGTGGTTTCCTTGTCCATGCAATAGGGTCTCAA GGTGCTCTTGGCATGTTAGCTATACCTTCTGCCCTGGTAATTTTAGCTGGAGTGATGATAAAGGACGTTCATTTGCCGGATTTTCCATATGAGCTG GCCCACATGAAATTTGTAGAGGCAACTAGAAAAATGCTGGCGACTTTAAAATGTCCTGAAGTATGGAGGCCATGTTTTTACATGTACATGTCTCTTGCTTTGAGTGTGGACATTCAAGAAGGAATGTTCTACTGGTACACAGATCAAAGTGCAGGCCTATCATTTTCTGAG GGATTCATTGGGTTTATCTATGCAATTGGGTCAGTTGGTTCTCTTATTGGAGTCATACTTTATCAAAATATCCTGAAGGACCATTCTTTTCGCAACCTTCTCTGTTTAAGCCAGCTGTTGCTAAGTATGTCAGGAATGCTTGATCTGATCTTGGTACTTCGTCTCAACCTAAAACTGGGGATACCTGATTACTACTTTGCTGTGATCGACGAGGGTGTCTCCAAAATGATCAACCGAATAAAGTGGATGCCTCTTTTGGTGCTCAGCTCAAAGCTTTGCCCTCCTGGCATTGAAGGCACATTCTACGCATTGCTCATGTCCATTGACAATGTTGGCTTGCTATCTGGGTCTTGGGCAGGTGGACTGATCCTTCATGTGTTGAACATCACAAGAACAGAGTTCAAAAACCTATGGGCCGCGATCCTAATCCGAAATGCAATGAGGTTGCTGCCTTTGGCCCTGTTGTTTTTGGTGCCGAGAAGTGACCAGAATTCTAGTCTGCTTCCTGTTGAATTGCTTACTGAGGATGACAATGCTCAATCTCAAGTGGAAAATGTTGAGTTAACATCTCTTACAGTGGATGGGAAATCGAGCACTGCTTTTCTGCATGAAGAATGCAAAATTCAGGATGATGTTGAACAAGACGATGATGAGGCTTCACTGCTTGCCAACAGGAGCTGA